ACCGCTTATGTCACATTGGGTTGCTCTTAAGAGGCTTCTCCGCTATTTCCGTTCCACTACTTCCTATGCTGTACACATTGCCAAGGAGAGTGACAGTAGACTGCTTGCTTACTCTGATTCAGACTGGGCGGGAGATCCTCATGATCGCACCTCCACCACTGGTTATGCTATCTATCTTGGTCGTTCTCATATTTCATGGTCTTCGAAGAAGCAACGTTCAGTTTCTCGTTCTTCTACAGAGGCTGAATATCAGGCAGTTGCAGTTGCTGTTTCCGAGACTAATTGGCTCACCCATCTTCTTCAAGAGCTTCAGTTTCCTTTAACTGCAGTTCCGAGAGTTCTTTGTGACAATGTCAGCACCACTTATATTTGTGCCAATCTTGTTTTCCATAGCCGCATGAAGCATGTGGCTATCGACTTCCACTTTGTCCGTGAGCATGTTGAGCACAAACAACTTGAAGTTACCCATTTACATGTTGCGGATCAAGTTGCAAAGCCTCTTCCACAAGCAATTTTCAATAAACATTTTTCCAAGTTGGGCGTCATAGACCTCGATGCCAACTTGCGGGGGCGTAATAGCAGCAGTAACAAGTTATCTCCTTCTGTATAGGACTTTTTGTTATTCTGTTTATAATATCTCTTTTGGTGCTTATCGAATTCCTTTTGTTTAGGATTGTTATTCACATAGGTTTTTCTGTATCCTAGATTCTCTCTAAGTTGTTACATTATTCACAACTTTTATGTACTACACTTGGCTATATAAAGCCAACCTTATAATCAATATAACATAAGTTCTTCTTCTGCCTTTATCATTCTTTAAGCACGTCTATCCAAACACATAAATACTATTTAAAAATTCAGTTTCAGCACTTCAAGCTTATAGCTATTTACAGTCAGTTGATCCAAACGGACTCTTAACCTAAAGAAGAAATTTGCccataagtaaaggaaaaggaaaacactTACACCTGTACTTGGTGTTTATACTAAATCAAAAGAAATTAAACCTAAAAGACTTACAAGTCAAAAAATGAGAAtcctaaatcaaagaaaaatgtgAACATTTCCATAGGATAAGTGAAAGTATCTTGTATGAATGCTCAGCTAAATATCTGTACATAACATTTCCAAGACAAAAATGTTAATCCTAGCAATTAACTTTCTGTACtactaagtctataacttaactTATGAATCCATAATATAGGTGGTGTCATCACCATAATCTCCATTAAATTACTCATcagctaaaaaagaaaaagacgaCCAAATATAAGACTGAGCTCTCCGAGCCCTTTGCCGCTTTTTTGTCAGCCCccagcctttcaaaaatctgtcTGTAATGCCATTCGTATTATCCAATGTATGCTGCAGGAGTGAGCACACTGTTTTCTCTCCATCATTGGACCGTCTCCTGGCTCTGGAACTCGTCCTACTCGGAGTTTTCCTCCACGTACTTGCTTTAggagaaatatttttttcatttgccTGATGCAAAAGAGAGTCAACTGCAGGTACTGAATCTCTCAGATTAAGCTTCATAGTCCGACTGCAGTCATTCCTATCGGAAAGAGGTACATCGCGCTCAAAATGGACTTCCATGTGTTGTTCAACCTCATTCTCTGGAAATCTTGCCAAAGCAGCAGCAACTTCAGCAAGCAGACCTAGACATTTATTAGAAGCTTCGGATGGTTCACTGATGGCAGTCTTCGAATACTCCCCAACGGCAGATGATGAAATAAAAATAAGTATATCAGCTGCAACCTTGTCAATTTCCTCGACGAGGTCACTATGGCCTCCTTTTGACAAATGGAGTGATGTACCAATTATAATGTCCTGAGAATCTCCTCTAGGTGGAGAACACTCCTTATTTTCGGGGCTAACAGGACCTTCCACTTCTAGATCTCTTTCTGCAGTAGGCGTCGTTGCTTTACTTGGACTAGACGATAAAAACTCTTCTTTGATGCAAGAGTTTAAGTCAATgcaaatattagttgttgaaaGCTTGCTATCAATTCTAGCAGCTATAAGGTGATTATTCCTGGTACATTTTCTAGATTCAGGTGTAGAATCAGGAACTACGCTAATGTCAAAAACCTCAGAATTTTTATGAATCTCTACATTTCTTCCTTCAGGGAAATTAAGACGGGAAATGTTGGAGGTATACGCAGACTGGTATTCAGACAAATGGTTAGGAGGTGTCAAATTTAAGTCCATGCCTTTCCCTGAACTAGTGCAGTTAGAGACCTTATTGTCTTTAACAGCAGCGATGTGTTCACATGTATTTTCCCTGATTTGCTGGTGAATGTTTTCACATTCAAATGCAGAATTCTGCCACTCTGATTCAACAGGCTGTACGGGTTCATTTAGGTCAAACAAAAGAGAAGTGCCCCTGCAACTTGAGAGAGAAATTGATGAATCTCCAAAGTTGACTTTAGAATAACATTGAGGTTGAAGCTCTGCTATCATAATATTGGGCCTTTTAACAGGATTTTCCACTTCAAATGGCTCCCCTTCTTCATTGTCAATGTATTCTTCTGCTGGAACTTCAAGATCCAACATTCTCTTTCTTGATATATTGCTCTTTGATGATGATAAGTTGTGTTCTTTTGAGACATCTCGTCCTGAAAAATAATCACCGCCTTGTTGCACAGTCTTACCAGTAGAATTAGAAGACTCTTGAAACATTTCTTTACTTGGTACATATGGCTCGATGCTTGTGAGGTTTACTATGGGCCAATAGGTTTTTCCGAAAATTTCGGACCTTAACTGAGACATAAATGTATTTGACTCGGACTGCGAGTGTAAATGGTCATCcactagttttctccttttaatcTCATCCATTAATTCCCTTTGTCTTCCATATATGCGATGGAGTTCCTTAACCTGAAGAGCACACATTTAGATATCTGCTCAATCATGATGCATTTAGTGAATCACCAAGTAATGAAGCACTCTCTCAAGGTTATCATTGAGAAAGACCAAAAATTGATCAGAAACTAAATGCAAACTTACATATAGCAGGCATACACTAGATtcgtcaacaacaacaacaactatgcaTCAATCCCAAGTAAGTTGGGGTCGGCAATATGAATCCTCGCTGAATAACTAGATTTGTCAACCAAAAAAATGAAATGGAGAGAAAGAATCTAGGAAGAAGAATCACCAAATCTAGTAACATCTCAGAAGGTTTATTTTAAAACATGAGAACAGGAATAggtatatataagtataattcaCTTACATAAAAAACAAACTGAAGATTCAGTCAAATATAGACACTTTTGTAGAAGATGACTATAATCTGTTTCAATGACACTAAACAGCGCAGGTGTATACCTGATATCTAAACGTTGCTTCATGCTTGAGTATCATCTGTCTCAATATTTCCTTTTGATGAACTAAATCTTGGTTCTGGTTCACCATGAATTGAGGCAATGAAATATTGAAGCCTCTGCTACTGTTCCAGGTAATATCATTgtgggattttgaccatgaattaCCACTCAAGGCTGCATTATGATCTCTTGGGTCGTAATATTCTGGGAAATATCCAGTGCACTGCATCTTTCTACCCTCCCTGAAACACAAAACGCTATAGAATTTAGAATATAACATGCAAATAAAACACGATAGTGCACATTATGCTCAACGATAACATAAAAAGCTGGGAACCACTTTTAAGTACTAATAAAACTGCATGTAATGAAGTGCTTGCAAAGTGGTCGCGCATGCTTCTTTCCCTACTTCGAGGGAGAGAGATGAAAACTTCCCACTCTCAAGATGTCTTCTAATTGATGTATTTTTTCTCTCCTTCAAGACTCCAAAAGGAGATAGTTTATTTTCTTCTCAACATTCTCCTATTTGCTtcccaaatcaaacaaaaatgGACGACTACActcattttcctctttttattttctccctttcCCTTCTCTCCTCTGGTATAAACAAAGTTAAGCCGTCCAAAAAATCTAGCAGAATTTCCAGTGTTGCAAGCAAAACAAATTTGCATGAATCTATCAGTTTCATTAAAGGTTTCACAGCAGAAtttgaaggaaaaatagaagATAAATTGGCATCACAGATATTGAGAACTTAAGGATATGTTTTTGGACTCATAAGAGTGACCAACAATTGTCAGTAAACTATTATAACAATTTTCTTGTACTCAACACCAAAAGATTTATTTGTCATGTTATGAGTTTCATGTGACAAGGAGCATTATATCGAGAAGAAGTTCAACTGTTGTCATGAATATGCAATCTCATATTAAACTAAAGGACGCATGCTAAAATTCTTCATTGTGTTCTCCACTTCAAAATGGATACAGAGTCATATTTGGGCTATGATAAAGGAAGCATGAAATACTAATTCTGATAGAGCATCCAAGAGATTCGGCTAAGTTCAAACTATCAGATGGAGATGTATATATGTGCTTCAAACTAGTGTTAGCGCCTTAAAACTGACCCTTTTCTTTCTCTTGGAACAAAAATTTGCTAACGAAGCAAGTACTTGATTTAGATTTTAACAGAAGTCACTCCTGACTAATAAAGAGCATCATCTGCACATATGTAAAGTAAGGTaacctttattttcctttctGACAATTCTCATGCGACAAAGAAATTGTAATGAAGTATAATTAAGGCTATACTTGATTGGCATGAGGAATTGGTTTTCGAATGAAAAGTTGTTCATCACTTTTCATGTTTAAATATAGCATTTCGTGGTTGTTTCAGATTCAATCGGAGTCATTTGTCACAAGTGAGTTCAAAAAACATAAAGCCGAATAGCAAGATCCGTAAACTCATCCAAAACTCAATTTACAAAGTAAATGAAGGAAATGTGGAAGCACACAACAATTCAGCAAGCAATAAACAGGGAAAGCACTTAACAGTGTAGCCTTAGCAGCAGatattgaaaaagaaaagcaggcacaatttgaaaaaaaaaacaaaatcacagTGGTACCCTTGAAACACCCAATTAGAGTAATTAAGAACTTGTTGGAGACAACATCAGAAAACCCCACCTGAATTGACCTCAAAAACTTGAAAACATACATCATAGTCTTAAGATAAGAATTGAAAATGCAAGCACTTTGAAACCAAAATTCAGAACAAAATCATTGAAAAGGGTAAAAAGATCACAATGCACAGATCCAAAGACAAAATCAACAGTCACAAAACGCAGAGACAAGTACAAGACACttaaaaaatagaaagagaagagAGATGAAACACCACCACCATCCCAATACAGCAAATATACACAAACAGATACAACAAGGAGAGGATAAAACATATAAAAACAGGACCTTTACAGTAGAAATCCACTAAGATTGTCATCAGAATTAAGACAATGAAGAGAATTTCAAGAAATTACCTAAGACCAAGTCTTTTAAAATGCTCAACTCAAAATACAACCAACAAAATATCACTCATTTCAACACTAGCTCCAGCTCCTAGCTAACACCAAAGGAATCCAAGAAACCCCATCAACCAGAAAGAGGAGATAGCTCAAAAAGAGTAAAATTTAACTCAAAGAAAAATTGGAACTTTACAAAAAAGAGTCGATAAAGCCAAGAAAAAAGGATGCTTGTTAGATTGTCCAAAGTCAAGGCAAAAATCGAAATGCGGAAAGGATGGAGTATTTTGGATCTGGTGGGGCCACTGTGTCTCTGTacaaagagagagaagaataatTAGTACTAACTGACATGGGATGAGAGAGACATGGAATTTGTCAACATATTTTGGATCTATCTTCCCATTTATATCTATTCttagatttttctttatttgaaaaatggaTAATCTTTTTAGATTCTTTCCACTATCCTTGTATTCTTCCCATGAACCAATTACAAACTACTTAaaattcttttccctttttaataaTCACATATTATATGTGATAACAAAATCAGATTTCCAAGCACTATGCGGATAGTTTAGGAGGTAGTTGAACATTTTTTATCTGCATACATGTTAGGCTAGTGTGATAGGGTTTTATCTTAAACTACTAGTGGTTAATGTTATTTTGTTTCTTATGgtgctatttatttttttattgttttctatTGATAGTACTAGAGGACTTTCGGAAACAACATCTTTATTccatcggggtaggggtaaggtctgcgtacactctaccctccccagaccctacttatagattttattgatgttgttattgttgttgtatttgtgatAACAAAAATTAATTTGCTAATGTTTAAACTAAATTAATAGATATATGATATGTGTTAGTATATAGACTCGTTAGTACACTCAATCGTAACTAATTTATTCTCTCATTATTAAATTATTAAACtatgaaaaattaatatgatttGACATAAGCACAAGATGGTGTCGGGCACATTCTCAAGTTGTCCAGCTAAAGGCTCAATCGTttaatcctattctcttttggtttttATTTCTATTCGGAGTTGGATTCGATTTTTATTCctatttagagttgattttggctgaatttccatttatattaatattattataataTCAATATGGCAGTAGTTTTCAGCATTATTTAATAGAAAATAACAGGGAGTATATACTCCAGCTACACAGTATCAACTAAGTTTGAGTAAATGATTAGCATGCAATTAATTTAATCCAACATAGAATTATATTGTGACAAATTAGATTaccctttttctttatttttggttTCCCAAGATACGGTAAAGTTGAGGGTAACGCTGcatatcaatttttttttaacaaataacAAATTgggatctttacataaatagccggCTATATTAATTATTTGCTTTTTCTAaccatatatataaattatactttGATTGTGaacaattatatatatttaatatataaattatatatatatatattatacattcatgggcatttttaatttaagtgataGGGTGAACgattatttgggttaattcttccaAATTAAACAAATTTGCTAGGAAATAAGAGGAATCACTAGCAAAGTCTTCTTGGGCTGGATAGAAACACGTTGGGCTGAGCTGGATATTTTAGTGGGCTTACGGTCCAAAAAGAGGAGAGAAATGGGTTGAGCTGGATCCTTTGCGGACGTGAAAATAGCAccggctagccagttttcggactggtaactgaaaaatagtcagtgtttgcaaagtcattgaaaaatagctattATTTTGTTACAATACGGaaagttctagtataatatactggagattggagcatattatgttgaaactccagcacacggaaagttccagcataatatactggagattggagcacatgtgtatgaacttctaacATATTATTCTGGAACTCTAGCACACggagagttccaacataatatattggagattggagcactcgtgtatgaacttccagcatattatgctttttatgctggaagtttacatgcaaaaaattcgaactccgatatattatgctggaatatttaccaaattttgaagagtatttttgttcaaatttatctttatataaaaagtggctaaattttaattacttttgaaactgtggctatttttcaattaccacttataaattTGGCATCTTTTGAATTTCGCCCTTTGCGGACCAGACGTGTCAAAAAATTTCACCGGTGTCTCTTTTGTGGATTTAACTTCTGTCCATGTTTAAAAAGTTTGCTAATAAATAtacctcctccttcttctttctCATGTGATTTTTCATTTGCTAATTTCCATTGTATTATTGTGAATATGGAAagctcattgatgatattttaaaatcagaaaatttTAGAATTCGAGTGTGGATCCATGAACAAACTATACACATTTCTGTGACAAAAATGTCTTGAAGTTAAaaatttagtttaaaattttagaaaaaaaataaatacggACTAATCTCTAAATAACATCTCTGAAAATGACTATATGTGCACTTGCCCTGCTAAATAATTCTATTTGTGCAAATCTCCCCAACCGGTAGTATTTTGGGAAATtaccagctatgtccatttataggtagctcattacaaaaattggtcaattgataaaatattactaatattagccaaattagccaattagttatttgtagcaagaaaatattaaatttttgctttgttttgagttggtgttattagaatagattgggtacaacttaaggagcttgaatttcagttttgggacgatttggtgaagttttgaggtggtttgaattgaaaattcggtAAAAACTGAACAttaaaaaaatgatatgtgtatcacactgtgtatcatttaTGTATCACATATGAATTTGTATttattgtgtatcacatgtatatccatgtatacctatTTGTGAGATACATGCGTAATACATGtctgatacatgtgtcgcagaagacttttttgaactcgattttattACGAATTTTGAGACAAAACCAGGGGAAGTGGCACAAGAGTTCCAATCTCGTATTGACACttacctatatattttcaatgaatttcaactatacccattgaaaaagttcctttttatttagatttttggaatattgtatatattttttgtatttcatcatcttatttgctacctcatccataaaATTTCCTTTCTGTCTTGTATCTAGTGTTGCTAATCTTGCTTAAAAATAtagaaggtgatttttgcatgtgattctttaaGAGAAAGAACCCTATTATTTGGTTTTCCAATTTTTGTTGGCTAGTTTTGATAAGTATATAATTAATGGCTAGAGGTCggtaagttgagatttatttggaatatttgtgtaagtttccctagcatttttctttttaattttccgACCTCTAGGCTCTAACGTAAAAGCAAGAGTAAAGAGTCATCACCCTTTTACTATATTTTTGTTTTGCTCTTCTGAATTATCTTTTCATCCACTTTGAACGATGTATACGTATAGTAAAACTAACCTTTATGGACAAGTGGGTTGAATCTGATAATTGATACttgaaatttttacaaaaaagaTGGGCTACCCCCATTTCttttccttatcttttggttgGGGAAGTGAAACAAcgtctctttctttttctttttttcttggaAAAGCAAAGAGTGGGACCTCAAAGTTTCAGACTTCTGTAAATTAGAAGTTATGGGCACCTACAAATATATTGACATCTAGAAAGAAGCCGAGTAAGTTTGgagttaactctttttccctaaCATTTTCAATCACTTGGTTAGAAGAATAACTTTAGGGGTAATTTATTCGCGGATATATtataaacaacaataacaacatattcAGTATAATCTCACATTGTAGGTGTAAGATTATTAAATCACAATCACGCAGAGATTGAGCCACAatcacacatatatataaaatCATAATCTTAATACGTTTAAGGAAGCGTACCGTTAAACTCATGGATTAAGCATTGACGGCAAACGACGATTAAGCCTGAGACCAGCTTCCATAATCCACTAGCTACACGCTCTCATAGCCCGGAGAACTTGACTTATGAGACGACGTCTACCGTTACCACGTATTCAAAAGGCAGAATATGCTAGGATTGTCTAATAGCTTGGAAAATGAGGGTTGGCCTCTATTTATAGAGAGTGCCTACCCATCACAGGCCAATAGTTATTGGGTCTCACTTATCcacatacacaatatttaatatTAGGCCTTTTATTTAATATTGGCATATTTTGTTGTTACATGCCTTTTCTCTTGTTTCTTTTCTGATATTATTGTCTCTCCTGTTGAGCCGAGAGTCTcttgaaaacaacctctctatcatttttggggtaggggtaaggtctgcgtacactctactctccccagaccccactaatgagattttactaggtatgttgttgttgttgtatttatccACCACTTGGGCCACGTCACTGTTCTTTTAGGCTATAACCAATTAACGTAAGTCCAAATTCCAACAGTGGGGcgtggggagagtagtgtgtacgcagaccttacctctacctttgTGGAGGTAGAAGGGCTATTTCTAATAGATCCTCGGCTCATACAAGTACAAGTACCACAATAATAACAAGAAACAAGATGGGACAACACCGAAAAATCATGTAAAAGCAGCATACACAACAAGCTAGTGGAAATAAAAGTATTCAAATAAGCTTACTATCAACCAAATACGAGAGTATGTACTAACACTATCAGTATGAATAATCTAGACTACCTAACCTACTATCCTAAtcttcgacctccacaccttcctatcatgGATCATGTCCTCGGTCGGCTGTAGCTGTGCCATGTCATGCCTAATCACCTCATCCCGACTcttcttcggcctacctctacctctcctaaagccctccaatgtcaacccctcacacctccttaccggagcgTATGTGCTTCTCTTCCTCACATGTCCAAACTATCTAAGacgtgcttcccgcatcttgtccgcAATAGGGGTCACACCCACCttatcccgaataacttcattcagACTCCTATCTAATCTAGTGTGCCcgtacatccatctcaacatcctcatctctaccaccttcatcttctggacgtGAGAGCTCTTGATTAGGCAACACTCAGcctcatacaacatagtcggcctgaccaccgctttataaaacatACCTTTAAATTTTGGTAgtactttcttgtcacacaaaaacACCGAAAGCAATTCTCCATTTCATCTATCctgccccaatacgatgtgtgacatgtTCATTAATCTCCCCATCCCCTGTATAATAGACCCAATGTACTTAAAACTCCGCCTCCCAGGGATGACTTGTGATCCATCCTCATCTCCCCCTCCACTCCCTGATTAGTACCACTAAACTTACACTCAAAGTATTATGTCTTGGTTCTTCtcagcttgaaacctttagactcgaGGGTCTGTCTTCACACCTCTAACCTCACGTTAACACcgtctcgcgtctcgtcaatcaaaataatgtcatctgcaaataacatccACCACGgtacctccccttggatgtggcgaGTCAGTACGTCCATCGCCAGGGTAAATAAAAAAGGACTGAGTACGGACCCGTGATGCAACCCAATCATGACCGAAAAATGGTTTGAGACCCCTCTGACTGTCCTCACACAGGTCTTCGCTCCCTcgtacatgtctttaatcaccctagtTTAGGCCACATGCACCCTTCTAGCCTCCAAACATTTCCACAGAACCTTCCTCGGGACTTTATCATCGTAAGTCTTTTCTAAATCgataaacaccatatgcaagtccctcGTCCTCTCCCTATATTGTTCCATCAATTTCCTAACAAGGTGAATGGCTTCCGTAGTCGAGTGCCCTGGCGTAAACCCAAACTGGTTCTCAGAAATAGACACCCTTCTCCTCACCCTTAGCTCCACCATCCTCTCCCATACCTTCATAGTATGACTAAACAGCTTAATACCCCGATAGTTGTTGTAATTTTGGATCACCCTTATTCTTGTACACATGAACCATCATGCTCCATTTCCAACTTTTCGGGCCTCTTTTTCGTCctaaaaatgatattaaataaccTAGTAAGTCACTCCAAGCCCGCCCTACCCACTCTTCCAAAATTTCACTGGGATTTCATCTGGCCCGATCGCTCTGCCCTTGGttatcttacgcatagcccccacAACCTCTtcaactctaatccgcctacaatacAAAGTTGCAATGATTTCGGAGGATCCCAAAGGCGGATATCATTATACCGATACTATAATGTTggaataataatattaaaataataaatcttACAGAAAAGAATTAACGATCCTTAAATTATTTAGTACTAACATTTTATTTGGTTCCTTGAATAAAAAACAAGATCAATGTTGAATAGTGTTTATATTAAACATGgatttatgattttgaaagtaaGTCAATAAATACTATTAAACATGgatttatgattttgaaagtaaGTCAATAAACTTTTAGAGCAAGTCAAATACACCATATTCAAGCTATAAATAAAACGTAAGTTCTTATACAAACACGTTCTCGTTCGCTTGCCTTCAAACTCTCAAAGATACCTCATACATAAGGAAAAAGGAGAAACTAGAACAAAAAGGGAAAACCCCACAAGAAAGAAACATATGACACTAGCTTAATTAAGATACACAACCAATAAAAAGAACAACCTGCTCCACAAAGAATCCGACAGTCACACAGGGCTGGAAAAGGCCGCACCTCAAGAGATGTAATATAGGCAGTTTACCCTAATGCAAGTATTAATGGCTAATTCCACGACTCGAACCTGTGACATATAGGTTACGACGGAAATAACTTTATCACTGCTCCAAAGTTCCTTCTAAGATGCCTACAACAATTGGCAATAAATTAAAATTTGTATTTGTGAGAATTAAGTAGGTTTAGTAACAGGGTATTTTTGAGCATTCTTGAGAATCTTGGTAAGAGCTGCTTGACCTAAATCAAGTCCACAAACATCAGCAAGCTGAACTAGATATAGCAAAACATCAGACAGTTCCTCCTCCAAATGTTCCTTATCATCTGATGTCCAATTAGGTAGTCCTCTTTCAACTTCCCCTTTCCACTGGAATATCTCTGATAGCTCTCCCACTTCTCCAACCTGGTCCAACAATTACAAAATAGACTATTAGTTTCTTATAATATAAAGTACACACATACGTCTCTAAACTATACCCTATATAATAACACTTCATTATAATGGCCAAGTTTTCTTTGGAACCATtcttcatgttatgttataatgtAATAaatgttctctataacaacacttcactgtAACAgtcaaagaaaaaaagaggacaAGATTTGACTGTACATGTATGAACTCTATATATAGACAGAGTTGGATCTATGATAGATTCTATGGGTTTAACTAAACTCAATTGTTTTCAATTCACACAGTGTGACCATAGCAAAAATTATTTTCATATGTTTGGTCCATGAAAAAGAATTAGTTATGCACATGGATGGCGTGTTGAGACATAATATATACTCTAGATACCATGTTTGAAATTGTGTGATCTACTCATCCAATTAAAGGCTTAGGAGATGGTCACATAATATTATCGTACATgcgcaaaaataataatttaaatatatacatataataagaTCACACTCATTATGAATTTATCGACAGGTTTTTTTAGACATGTTAGGAGGCTTACCAAAGCGAGAAGAAGGTTCCTAGGACTGTGATACTGATCCCAACCTCTAACTCTGGCAAATTCTGCAAGCCTATCTCTAAGCTCCTTAAGAGAGACATCCTTCATTACCTTCCTACTATATTCATAGGAATTACTATTCTCCATCTTCTCTTTGTTATGTAATAGCAGTAGTTCATGTTTCATTGTCTCCTTATCTCACTACTTATAGACAATCATCTATTGCTTGTGTatggtttttttctttttgttttcaagttattattttttaagatgGTGGGTTTTTAGGTGATATGACTAGCTTGTTTAGTTAGTGGAGGGACCTTATTTCAGGACTTAATCACGTGAGGTATGGTAAAGATGTTTATGTGTTTCTTTCTATATGACTTGATATCACTCACTCTCATCACCTGCCTCAATTTGCTAGGAAAATAGGTTTCCTATTCGTCTACTATGGGACAATTCCTTTTTCCACGTTAAATCTCTATCAGGTCTCACCTACACTTGCTTTTAATCTTCCCCTAGCCTTTTATTTTGGAT
Above is a window of Nicotiana tabacum cultivar K326 chromosome 8, ASM71507v2, whole genome shotgun sequence DNA encoding:
- the LOC107831666 gene encoding uncharacterized protein LOC107831666 isoform X1 yields the protein MKHELLLLHNKEKMENSNSYEYSRKVMKDVSLKELRDRLAEFARVRGWDQYHSPRNLLLALVGEVGELSEIFQWKGEVERGLPNWTSDDKEHLEEELSDVLLYLVQLADVCGLDLGILEGTLEQ
- the LOC107831665 gene encoding uncharacterized protein LOC107831665 translates to MQCTGYFPEYYDPRDHNAALSGNSWSKSHNDITWNSSRGFNISLPQFMVNQNQDLVHQKEILRQMILKHEATFRYQVKELHRIYGRQRELMDEIKRRKLVDDHLHSQSESNTFMSQLRSEIFGKTYWPIVNLTSIEPYVPSKEMFQESSNSTGKTVQQGGDYFSGRDVSKEHNLSSSKSNISRKRMLDLEVPAEEYIDNEEGEPFEVENPVKRPNIMIAELQPQCYSKVNFGDSSISLSSCRGTSLLFDLNEPVQPVESEWQNSAFECENIHQQIRENTCEHIAAVKDNKVSNCTSSGKGMDLNLTPPNHLSEYQSAYTSNISRLNFPEGRNVEIHKNSEVFDISVVPDSTPESRKCTRNNHLIAARIDSKLSTTNICIDLNSCIKEEFLSSSPSKATTPTAERDLEVEGPVSPENKECSPPRGDSQDIIIGTSLHLSKGGHSDLVEEIDKVAADILIFISSSAVGEYSKTAISEPSEASNKCLGLLAEVAAALARFPENEVEQHMEVHFERDVPLSDRNDCSRTMKLNLRDSVPAVDSLLHQANEKNISPKASTWRKTPSRTSSRARRRSNDGEKTVCSLLQHTLDNTNGITDRFLKGWGLTKKRQRARRAQSYIWSSFSFLADE
- the LOC107831666 gene encoding uncharacterized protein LOC107831666 isoform X2; this encodes MKHELLLLHNKEKMENSNSYEYSRKVMKDVSLKELRDRLAEFARVRGWDQYHSPRNLLLALVGEVGELSEIFQWKGEVERGLPNWTSDDKEHLEEELSDVLLYLVQLADVCGLDLGQAALTKILKNAQKYPVTKPT